The Maridesulfovibrio sp. genomic sequence ATGAACTTTATCCGGGCCTGAATGAAATGCGCGGCAGGTTGATGTGGATTCCCAACCCCGGTCAGGCTGCCCAGCCGCTGGACAAAATCGCTTCCGGCGGTGAACTCTCCCGCTTTCTGCTGGCAATCACCGGCCTGCAAGGTGAATCGGAAAAACCGACCTTGATATTCGACGAAGTAGATTCCGGTATCGGCGGTCATACTTTGAACCGGGTAGGAGAAAAGATGCAGGATCTTGCTGCCCGTCAGCAGTTGATCGTCATCACTCACTGGCCGCAACTGGCTGCACTCGCCGAACGCCATTTTCTGATTCATAAGGGAGTGGTTAATAAAGAGACTTTCACGACCTGTCGGCAGTTAAACAATGCCGAAGTCAAGACCGAATTGGCACGGATGGCAGGCAAAGAATAACCCAGAACCCGGAGTCACTCTTTGACTCTTTTTTTACCCGGTTTTAAATCAACTAACTACAAAACTGACCAGTCAGTTCTGAATGAACTCTGGAATTAAGTTTTAAAAAAAGGTTCAGGCATCAAACATGAAAGAATATTCTGATAAGGAAGCCCGCATTCTGGATACTGCTGCAGAAATGTTCGCCAATAAGGCTTTTCACAAAGTTCTGCTCAGTGATGTGGCTCATGCCGCACGCGTAGGTAAAGGAACGCTCTATCTTTACTTCAAAAGCAAAGACGATCTGTACTTCGCAGTGCTCTTCAGAGGATTCTCCATTCTGGTTGATACTCTGAAAATGTATACGGATCAGCCAGACCTTTCACCCACCCAAAAAATGGAAAATATTATCAGGGAAATGTCTATATTCATGTTTATGAAGGCAACAAATGCACACCTGCTGAGTAGAGTTATGCATTTCCCTGAGAGCGGAGAATGGCAGGACAAAAGAACGGAGCTCTGGGGCTTGATTCAAGGTGTTATTGAGGAAGGTGTAGAAAAAGGGGAGTTTGAAGATACCAACCCCAGATTCACTTCCCAATACATCCCGAGTTTCATCCGCTCCATATCCATTTTCCCTCCCGAAGGTTTGGACCATGAACAATTCTGCACTCACGCCTGCAATTTTGTCCTGAAGGCCCTCAAACCTGACCGTTAAAACCTCAATACGGCAAGAAAGCCATATTCATCAGCTTAAAATCATGAGTAAAAATTCTATTCAGGATCCGCAGGATCAAAAGAAAAACAAACTTCCGGCAAAAAAAATCAAAATAACTATTTTAGCCTGCATATCCCTGCTTATTCTTGGTACTGTGCTGGCATACCCTTTCTATGTGCATGCAATAAATCATGAATCCACGGACGATGCTTTTATTGAAGCCCATGTAGTATCAATAAGCCCTAGGGTTCCCGGTCATGTCTCAAAGGTATTTATTGCCGACAACCAACGAGTTGAAAAAGGACAGATGCTTGCAGAAATTGACCGCCGCAACTATCAGGTTGCACTTGAAATTGCCGAGGCACGCATGGCTTCTGCGAATGCGACGGTAAAAGAAGCTGAGGCTCTTGTTGTGGCTGCCCGTAAGGAATTGGCCCAGAAACAGGCAGAACTGTCATCCCAGACTGCCGGACTCTCAAGGGTCAAGGCTCAGGTCAGTGAAGCCGAGGCAGGCCATTTCCGTGATGCAAATGACCTGAGCCGTATTCGGCGTATTGCTGAAGCTGGAGCTGTCAGTATTCAGGAATTTGACCACGCAAAAGCTCAGGAAAAGATGTCACAGGCAAACCTGAGATCTGCAAAATCAAATATTCATACCCAGAATGCCAAAATTCTGGAAGCCAGAGCCGGAATTGAAGCAGCAGCGAGTAAACTTCACCAGGCCTTTGCCCAAACGGAAATGCGTAAAGCAAAACTAAGGGAGGCCGAGGCTCAGGTCCGTCAGGCTCGACTGGACTTGTCTTATACCCGCATTAAAGCCCCCTGCTCCGGATACGTGACCAAAAAGACAGTTGAATCCGGTAACTATGTTATGGCGGGACAAAAACTGCTCAATATCGTCAGCCCTGAAGTCTGGATTGTCGCAAATTTCAAGGAAACACAAATCCACGCCATGCGTGAAGGACAACACGTAGATATTGATATCGACTCTTTTCCCGGAATTGAATTCAGCGGAAAGGTGGATTCAATCCAGCGCGGAACGGGTTCAAGATTCACCCTTCTGCCTCCGGAAAATGCCGCAGGCAACTTTATCAAGGTTGTGCAACGTGTCCCGGTCAAAATCGTTTTCGACAACTCTGAACAGAACTACAGGATTTCTCCCGGTATGTCGGTGATCCCCAGTGTAGATATTTCTTCCGGTGATGATCTGCCCCAGCAGATGGCCTCTGCAGAAGGACGGGAATAGAATTGTCCAGATTTAAATCTCCGGAAGAAACATCTCCGGCTGAACGCTGGACGATCGCCATTACTGTAATGCTGGGAGCCTTTATTGCGGTAATGGACACCAGCGTGGTCAATGTATCCATGTCGCACATGATGGGTAGCTTCGGAGCCAGTGTTTCATCCATTACATGGGTAGCCACGAGCTACAGCATTGCAGAAATCATCATGGTTACCATGGCCGGGTGGTGGAGTTCTCTTTTGGGCCGCAGAAACTTCTACCTGCTTTCAATGCTCCTGTTTACTCTCGGGTCTATTTTCTGCGGAATTGCGACCAGCTTTGAACAAATGATATTCTACCGAATCATTCAAGGGATCGGCGGAGGAGCATTGATACCCATCTCTCAGGCAATCCTGCGTGAGACCTTCCCGCTGGAAGAGCAGGGAATGGCCATGTCCATATATGGAATGGGAGTTGTGCTGGCACCGGCCATGGGACCTATTTTAGGTGGTATACTGACCGACCAGTGGGGTTGGCCCTGGATCTTTTACATTAATATTCCAGTCTGTATGCTGACAATATTTTTAACTGCCAAATTTGTCCATGATCCGCCTTACCTGCGCCGCGGTGTTCAGACCATTGACTGGCTCGGTATAGGATTGCTGACAGTATTCCTGACCGGAATGCAAATTGTCCTTGAACGGGGACAGGAAGAACAATGGTTCGACTCCGAATTCATTACCGGCGCTACAATTGCAACGGTCCTATCCTTTTTGACCATGATTTTCTGGGAATTGCGTTGCAAAGATCCTGTCGTCAACCTGCGCATTCTCAAAGACAAAAACCTGACCATCGGTACCCTTATGGGATTGATCTTCGGAGTTTCGCTTTTCGGAACAACCTTTGTCCTGCCTCAGTTCACGCAACAACTGCTGGGATACCCGGCCTTTGAGTCCGGTCTGGCTCTTGCTCCAAGGGCTATAACCCTGATGCTGTTCATGCCCGTTGCGGGTATGCTCTACCAGAAAATCGGCCCCAAGACGTTGGTTTTTTCAGGGATAATAATTATCCTCTATTCCTATTACGAACTTATGCAGTTGAATACACAGGCAGGAATGGGAGACATGATCATACCCCTGCTGATTATGGGGATCGGTATGCCTTTCATGTTCATCCCCCTGAGTGCCGTCTCACTATGTACAATAGGAAAAGCGCACATAACAGATGCTTCGAGTATCTACACTCTCGGTAGGCGTATCGGGGGAAACATAGGCTATGCTTTGGTCGCAGTTCTTTTGGACAGAAAAATTCAAATTCACACTTCATTTTTAATGGAAAATATAAGTGAAGGCAGAAACGAATCCCAAAGCTTCCTGACAGAGACAACACGACTGCTCCATGAACTCGGAGTCAACTCAGTTGCTGCATCCAAATATACTCTCGGACTATTAAACCAGATTGTTATCAAGCAGGCCAAAATGCTTGCATACAACGATATATCATTCATTTTCGGTTGCTTGTTTTTACTTCTGGTCCCTCTGATCCTGCTTATGCCTAAAAAATCAACCATCATAACTTTGAGCAAAAAAGGACGTTAAAAAAAATACGAATCACATTTTTACCCCTTCAACAAAAAAACGCTTGACGCATAACGTTCGCAAGAATAAATTGAGCGCACGTTCTTTGAATCGAAAAAATACTCATGAAGAGGATGCGAGGGAAATCGGCCCGTTGACCATCCGGCAACCTGCTTTTCAGCAAGGTGCCAATGCCTTCCCCGTTTCGGGATCCATGAGAAGGATTAAGATATTGAATTTCTTAAAGGCATTTCCGATTGGGAATGCCTTTTTCGTTTTCGGAACCCCGGACTGCTGATATTTTTTATTGGCGGCGCCAACCGGGAATCCGGTGGGAGGATTTATGGATACTTGCGCTCCCACCTAAAAAACAGATGCCGCTAAAATGCCCGGATGAGGAACGTTTTGCCCGGCACAAAAAATGCTGGGTAAGACATCAGGCGTTAACTGCTTCAGGGCATTCTTTTGGAAGCAGGACGCAAACACGGAGACAAACCAATGACCGACATCGTAAAAAAAGCCACCGGCAATTTCCATTCCGGAACAATATGCTTCTTCTGCAGGGACAACGAGAGTGATCCTTTCCCCGCTGACTACAGTGATCCTCTTACCCTGCTG encodes the following:
- a CDS encoding DHA2 family efflux MFS transporter permease subunit — translated: MSRFKSPEETSPAERWTIAITVMLGAFIAVMDTSVVNVSMSHMMGSFGASVSSITWVATSYSIAEIIMVTMAGWWSSLLGRRNFYLLSMLLFTLGSIFCGIATSFEQMIFYRIIQGIGGGALIPISQAILRETFPLEEQGMAMSIYGMGVVLAPAMGPILGGILTDQWGWPWIFYINIPVCMLTIFLTAKFVHDPPYLRRGVQTIDWLGIGLLTVFLTGMQIVLERGQEEQWFDSEFITGATIATVLSFLTMIFWELRCKDPVVNLRILKDKNLTIGTLMGLIFGVSLFGTTFVLPQFTQQLLGYPAFESGLALAPRAITLMLFMPVAGMLYQKIGPKTLVFSGIIIILYSYYELMQLNTQAGMGDMIIPLLIMGIGMPFMFIPLSAVSLCTIGKAHITDASSIYTLGRRIGGNIGYALVAVLLDRKIQIHTSFLMENISEGRNESQSFLTETTRLLHELGVNSVAASKYTLGLLNQIVIKQAKMLAYNDISFIFGCLFLLLVPLILLMPKKSTIITLSKKGR
- a CDS encoding TetR/AcrR family transcriptional regulator — its product is MKEYSDKEARILDTAAEMFANKAFHKVLLSDVAHAARVGKGTLYLYFKSKDDLYFAVLFRGFSILVDTLKMYTDQPDLSPTQKMENIIREMSIFMFMKATNAHLLSRVMHFPESGEWQDKRTELWGLIQGVIEEGVEKGEFEDTNPRFTSQYIPSFIRSISIFPPEGLDHEQFCTHACNFVLKALKPDR
- a CDS encoding HlyD family secretion protein, with the translated sequence MSKNSIQDPQDQKKNKLPAKKIKITILACISLLILGTVLAYPFYVHAINHESTDDAFIEAHVVSISPRVPGHVSKVFIADNQRVEKGQMLAEIDRRNYQVALEIAEARMASANATVKEAEALVVAARKELAQKQAELSSQTAGLSRVKAQVSEAEAGHFRDANDLSRIRRIAEAGAVSIQEFDHAKAQEKMSQANLRSAKSNIHTQNAKILEARAGIEAAASKLHQAFAQTEMRKAKLREAEAQVRQARLDLSYTRIKAPCSGYVTKKTVESGNYVMAGQKLLNIVSPEVWIVANFKETQIHAMREGQHVDIDIDSFPGIEFSGKVDSIQRGTGSRFTLLPPENAAGNFIKVVQRVPVKIVFDNSEQNYRISPGMSVIPSVDISSGDDLPQQMASAEGRE